The Rhizoctonia solani chromosome 4, complete sequence genome contains a region encoding:
- a CDS encoding Fungal specific transcription factor domain, whose amino-acid sequence MASRQSAALCVGTSQRSLLVALSSSEKTDASLKSITQGPPTRLTRLIESNQCTPHVSKLNVDGLIPLKHNTDVEEEYDDDDPEGFEEILCQISIRLDRTVDSNKLPFVLQCYAQWISQSVFEPLKIAYTTKDTISQQFSLSQASRSRLLMISQIMRKLAKHRALDEEGNMLLELLRCEIWQNVAAFCSRQWAENEEREHAILALNNTFELMNMQAASAPLSDLLRLIQLAAPVFLKACPSPYPPHMSELLLEVNVNLRHFVVADVASSITTGRPLQCRYHVPWSLEYCDEFIRKREDRGSQWLLGIPDQFLLLLAYMNNLREDAIAANAMIDPTMIERIGEDIRVINVMPCESKEPTLAIVRTVVQECWRQAIFIYLYMALGRAHALDSQVKKAHRSFMKLVNGTKSGRNPDALLTIPMIIAGVAATKSTHRHTIISRVLSKSGLEQQMKAGQLDGTIYEKRVGELQEFN is encoded by the exons ATGGCTTCTCGTCAATCAGCAGCACTGTGTGTCGGGACCAGTCAAAGGAGCCTGCTCGTGGCTCTTTCAAGCTCGGAGAAGACAGATGCTTCATTAAAGTCAATCACCCAGGGACCACCGACACGCCTAACACGCCTAATCGAATCAAACCAGTGCACACCACATGTATCCAAATTGAATGTGGATGGATTAATTCCCCTCAAACACAACACAGACgtggaagaagagtatgatgACGATGATCCTGAGGGATTCGAAGAAATATTGTGTCAAATCTCAATTAGACTAGATCGTACAGTGGATAGCAACAAACTTCCCTTTGTTCTGCAGTGCT ATGCCCAATGGATCTCCCAGTCGGTCTTTGAGCCGCTCAAGATAGCATACACAACTAAAGACACGATAAGCCAGCAATTTTCCCTATCTCAAGCTTCACGCTCCAGGCTGCTCATGATCTCTCAGATAATGAGAAAGCTGGCGAAACACCGGGCCTTGGACGAAGAAGGAAATATGCTACTCGAACTACTGCGGTGTGAAATCTGGCAAAATGTTGCCGCTTTTTGCAGCAGACAATGGGCTGAGAATGAAGAGCGAGAGCATGCGATTTTGGCACTGAACAATACTTTTGAG TTGATGAACATGCAGGCGGCTTCAGCGCCTCTCTCCGACCTACTTCGTCTAATTCAGTTGGCCGCCCCAGTATTTCTAAAGGCCTGTCCTTCACCCTATCCTCCTCATATGTCCGAACTTCTGCTCGAAGTGAATGTCAACCTCAGGCATTTTGTGGTAGCGGACGTGGCTAGCAGTATTACAACTGGTAGACCACTGCAGTGCAG GTACCATGTTCCATGGTCTCTCGAGTATTGCGATGAATTTATTAGGAAGAGAGAAGACCGAGGCTCCCAATGGCTGCTTGGAATCCCGGATCAGTTTCTTTTGCTTCTTGCATACATGAACAACCTCAGAGAAGATGCCATAGCTGCAAATGCAATGATAGATCCCACTATGATTGAGCGGATCGGGGAGGACATCAGGGTTATCAACGTTATGCCATGCGAAAGTAAGGAACCAACGCTTGCCATTGTGAGGACAGTTGTGCAGGAATGCTGGCGTCAGGCAATCTTTATTTACTTGTACATG GCATTGGGAAGAGCACACGCACTCGACTCCCAAGTAAAAAAAGCTCATAGATCTTTCATGAAGCTTGTGAATGGGACCAAATCCGGGCGTAACCCAGACGCGCTTTTGACCATTCCTATGATAATT GCAGGAGTAGCAGCAACTAAATCCACCCATCGGCATACTATAATTTCCCGTGTACTATCT AAGTCTGGACTCGAACAGCAAATGAAGGCAGGGCAGCTCGATGGGACGATCTACGAGAAGCGTGTTGGCGAATTACAGGAGTTTAACTGA